The DNA segment GACAGCAACTATTACATTAAGCACAACACAGAAGATGAACAAAGTCTTAATCGAAGTCATCTTTAGGAATTTAGACTAGGACTGACGTTTTGACAGACTAGTTGGCACTTAAGTATAaaacgttagtaacatagaatatcattgataaactagattttaaaattacattcaaTAAACCAGTTTGAAAATTATGGaaacaaaaatattcatttattgaTATACAacgaataatatattaaaaattacaaggtgtaacaaaactaagttatattttagggagtttatgagtcccctgtattgagttcgctgtgaaagcaACAGCGTTAAAAGAGCAGCTTTTTTAAACTATtgtgtatgggaaaattcctgacgcatgggcgcttgcccattaaaatcacataaatagcacattacgcacctaggaaggaaaataagaaatgtctcagatcacatgtaattGTTGGCCGAGGCGAAGCCGAGGTCAACAAACATGAcgtgatctgaggctttcttatttactgcccatggtgcgtatactatttttctcatcgacggaggcggaaaacggcaacatcagtaagcgcagcgggaagaaagttgaaGTTTTCCGTccggaggtgagaaaaaaaatttgctctttcagcgctgcaactttcacggtgaactttAAATTCGgtacacatacacaccttaaagtattatcatttagttttattacaccctgtataaaaacatttactaacaaatgttgtcaattgtaatttttaaaatcggaccagtggttcctgggattagcgcattcaaacaaacaaacaaaatctttagctttataatattaagtatagattgcGATTTCATAAAGACCTTACTGCAGTACCTATCTAATTTGTACCTTTTGGGTTAGGGTTATTGtgtctttaatctttaaaatatgaCTTTCATGTCGCCTCACATTATCTAAGGGAATATcgctacattatattatacgcAACATACGTTTAATAAGTTAAAACTTCGCACCACTACCaaaaattcttattttaaaGTCAACCAAGTACCTACTGTTTATGAAGGGGTCGATGCGTTTCACACCGCTTATTTTGTGTAAACCGTAGaggctatacataatattaagtataataaaaattaaaaatagaataaaaatgtcCTGTAAAAAAACTGTGCATTCAGCCCGGCTAGAAACATCTTAAGTTTTTACTATGTTCTACGATTAACTTCGGGAATGAAAAGTGATACAATTTTTTAACCATATTTTATTCATCGATTACATGATTTAGGCGACAAGTCCTGCCAAAGGAGCCTAGATTTGTCTAAAAACGGCGTCTTGTCGAGCAAGTCATCCACAAATGCCTTAGTTTCGCCTCCGTAGGTTTTGAAACGGGACACAATCCAGAGGTAGTCGTGGCGTTTCTTCGTCCCCTCGTCGTATTTACAGTCATACATCACAGCGTAATTGTTCACGTCCAGGGCAAGAACAGCGACTGGCATCTCATCCGTATGCTCTATCTTTTTGAACAGGGATGAATGGAAGAAGATCACACCTGTGCCGTTGGAAGCGGCGTTCATTGGTCCGGTGAAAATATATGGTATGTCGCCCAGGATTTCTGTGGTATTATACATGTTCTGATCCGTCATGAAATTTACGGAGATGCAGTGTGCTTTTATCTCATAGTCGTTGTCGTACCGCGCTTGTTCGTACCACATGCCTCCAAGCTGAAAACAAATAGTTTATAGGTTATTTATTGtctgcagtgccgtaaatagcctttttttcgccctgtgcgagcttctatacaACTGCacatttgttttttaaccgacttccaaaaaggaggaggttataatatgttcggctgtggatatttttttactacattgggaaacatctctggggcgcaacgggaacttatcgggagcaattcgaaaaataaggatctgtctggtctggccattcttgcgcggTGCGCCCCCCAggccccagagtctacgccctgtgcctgggcaccggcggcaccgccctatttacggcactgattgTCTGGTTTATACCATAAGCGTTATGTCTGTAAACCTATTCAATCTGTCATGTCGCCCTTGAGAGGCTTATGAATCTAGGATCGTCCTCCTTCGTTAAGTCTCGTTGCTAAAATcgagcacaatatttaaaaaattctataaAGATCGGCATCAAACAATGCTCGATAGTTTGGAGCATTATCTACACACAATAGAATAATCTCTAAAACACATACGATAGACAGTTACCACAGCAGTGAGAAAACAATAGAAACACAAAAGACACATCAATAAGTTCATAGCTATCAATAAGTTCATAGCTACTTGGAAATACAATCACTAAAGATACTTACGCCCTTCCAATCCAACTTCGGTACTGGTGCTACAACCGGACATTCTTTCTCTATGTATAAGGTAGACGTAGAtccaaatttaaataaaatacacaatacacaGATTTTCGAAATCATCTTGAGAGGAAGACGCTGacattaatgattataattttagcaCTTGCAACTTAAATACCCTTTAAACAAGGTAAATCCAAAGCCCAAGTAACGAATTTTTTGTAACCCCAACGATAACATCGACTgttaagttattatattattaagtattattttttaacaaaaaatttaaaccgacttccaaggtaaaaacaataatatttataaaaatatgatctaaaaagtatgaaataattcttattcttcattctTATTCACCAATTCTGTAGGTACTCAATTTTtattcgtttgaagtcggtaccagcccagaactgagatactCGACAAACTTGGCCggtaccgacttaaaaaaaaatgaaaatttagtaaGTACAGAATTGGTTGAGTTtaagtcgaatttcgaaaaaggcactaatgaagaataacaattatttcatactttttagatcatatttttaagaataatattgtttttaccttggaaagtaagtcggtttaaatttttgctaaaaaataataattttattacctattattagttacctacaagataaggctttatgcgtaaataaccattACGAATGTTAACTACATATTCACATCATGTTACTGttagcgaaattgtggtaaatgcttgcagttatctaagcgatgctgcaatttccaaacttaatttatctttaaaggttcaggagttctgttcagtgccttcggATCAAGAGACACCTTTGCATGAAAGTTCACTTAATTctaacatattatgtttaagttactagaaacaaaaagtttcaaggatttacctcgattgctcatagatcccatcatcagatcaccactttcgtagattctatcctatacaacaacacaagatttttgaaaatcgatCCACAAACAGTGAAATGATCATCAAAaccatctgcttcgatgcaaaatatcatgaaaagtaccaataaatatgtcataatgtgatatattggcttatgctttcagttgtttaaacaacgccaaaatccccgaacctgtatctataaggattcaaaagttctgttggggaCCTTCGGAACTAAGGTATAACTTGGTGCGAAATCtcactttttggtagcatttacctcgaatgcttccgacaaaattaaaatcacaatatgattccatacaatgatataataataaaacacttaaagcagatatgttactaccgcgcgcgttgtgaagcttcaaatacgacccaattgggctgtcttttatttagtctgtctcttttatgtaaatggcatttcgtatcttttgtttcacttatctgtcaaatttgtcaatgttgttcagaagagatttaagccggaaaatagtatgaacgtaacagatctgtataaatAGAATATCATTTTCAAGGAGtaccctcgattcctcatggatcccatcatcggatcaccacttttgtgaacatggtaccaaattcgagttaaccctatacagggtgtaacaaaaacaagtgataataatttagggtgtgtacgtgttccctgtagagagttcactgtgaaagtagcagcgctgaaagaccaacaaattttttcacttttgtatggggaaactcgtgacgctcgggcccttgcccatacaaaagtgaaaaaaaaattttggtctttcagcgctgctactttcacagtgaaatctctacagggaacacgtacacaccctaaagtattatcacttgtttttgttacaccctgtatagtccGATTAACGTATGACTCAAAAGAAggtatagagtgcgtgagcgggaacctaagccatttctgctggaacttattcagggtgattagggacaaaacatactaaaagtcctgacgtctaggaggtgagctggAGGGAGGGGAGGGCGACAACGGtctaaatttttggtttttcgttaataactaaaaaactatgcgttgtagcaaaaaatattctatgacgacattaaagcttattaaattctctataaattagattttatacagtttttccaaattctcatccgttttcgaactacacgctcgGGAATAGTGAAAATTAAGAAAAGAACgccgccttattgaagaacgtatcgcaatgACAATCCGGCTAATCGATAAGCCGCCGCAGTACAAAACGGCCCTGTTCTTGATAACAGCTATCTGTAATGTAAACCGCCGgattatacaatccgcctgagacaaaataatatataaatcaaaactactgaatcgattttaatcattttttcagtgagtgacataggctatatattttataaccgcGCGAAGCCAGTATAACAATATTTTCATCGCCTATCTCTATTCCTTTATCTTTCTAACATAACTCCTTTTCCtgattttttcatcaaagaaTTTTGAATAAAGTCATCCAATTTATTGGAATTTAAGTAATATCTTTAATACAAGTAGTTAACaagtatttataatacttaaag comes from the Aricia agestis chromosome 6, ilAriAges1.1, whole genome shotgun sequence genome and includes:
- the LOC121728163 gene encoding bilin-binding protein-like, which encodes MWYEQARYDNDYEIKAHCISVNFMTDQNMYNTTEILGDIPYIFTGPMNAASNGTGVIFFHSSLFKKIEHTDEMPVAVLALDVNNYAVMYDCKYDEGTKKRHDYLWIVSRFKTYGGETKAFVDDLLDKTPFLDKSRLLWQDLSPKSCNR